The sequence CAGGAGCTGAAGTGGGGACATGCTGTTGCTTCTGGGAGTTTCTTGAGGTAAGTGCACCCAcagcctgcccccctcccgggcccccaccccaaccctgatccccctcctgttataccaatataataaaaaccagcaggatcttattaagagggataaggcaaagatgccacatttattgtaaataccataacaaaacaaaaaacaatgtttttctacttgtttctattactacttattccttatacatacatacacacacacacacacatattcattcacacaatcattcattcaggttctgtatagatgttatagttaccagcctagatgttgctcatgccaagttactggccaggtatcttggtcatgaggatggagccgagtctgtgtcagatgcatctgatgctcttggaggctggcagcagaaccatagactcaaagttcttattctttagagtccagttttatagggatttttccctatgttagttcatacgagttgcttcattttgctgttgctaaatcaatcagcaggtggctggcttcatgttgttagatgttttgtttttccttcctttgaggtgtggtgggtggattccagtttgccctccgggggtcatctggttgatcccacttgacaccttcttcagccaacactgaattcttcaggctggtaactccctaaccattcattcacatacattctctaacttaatcacatctatttcactgtctctttaccttttggggtgtgaccaatttatgtgagactccctgtcttttaacaatcaaagataaagtgagatgaaaatttacggagggtgggggtctctatttatacactataacagctactgttttggcttacttagagttaattaatgtttaacaagttttatacaaagtatttctttgagcaggcttcacacagacacagctggtggcttgcaggttagaatcacaaatttacttttaacataaacctttagttataaggcatcagttaacaataagtcatttttcatataaaccatgtttaatataaaccttctttaatatccctacactcccaccctctgaacccctcagccccagccccactcccgagtctgcacccccagtcggagccctcacaccctgcctgcatcccaacctctcagccccagcccagagacccctgccgccctccgaacccctcgatcccagcccagagtaccctcctgcatcccaaaccccctcatccccagccccaccctagagcctgaacccccagccggagccttcaCTCCCCCAGCACGCCCTgacccccctgtcccagccctgatccccctccctccctccctccaaacccctcagtcccagcccggagcaccctcctacactccaaacccctcatctccagccccaccccagtctgCACCCAGTCAGAACCCTCACACACCCCCATGCCccaggccccatcccagagccccctcctgcatcccaaatccctcatccccacatCAGAGCTTGTACCCCCAACTGGAGCCATCACTCCCCTCcacaccccagtcccctcccacaccctgaacctaggttgaccagatgtcccgattttatacagacagtcccgatattcaggggtctttcttatataggcatctattaccccccaccaccatccaaatttttcacacttgctatctggtcaccctacctgaacCCCTAATTTAtgtccccaccccagaacccacacccccagcctgtacctcctcccacacctcaaccccctgccttttcctggagtcccctcccatactccaaaccccttggcttcACCCACcagcccgcagccccctcctgtaccctaaacccctcatccctggcccctccccaaagcccgcacccccagccacagcccccaccccctttcgcatcccaacccactgcctcagcctgaagccccctcccacactctgaactaatttctgtccccaccccagagcccacacctccagccgaAGCCCTCACCCTAGCCCCCGAGCCATCCCAGTGAAAACGagcaaatgagtgagggtggagagAGTGAGcgatggggtgggagtggggatggagtgagcaggggcgaggcctcagaggaggggcagcGCAGGGCcaaggtgttcggttttgtgcgagtagaaagttggcaaccctattacATTCCCATCTCTGCTTCCTGTTTTTAAATCTGGTCACTCTTGGACTGGATGGAGTGATCAGATATAAAAACTGGTTTATTCCACACAGTTAACTGGAAATAGAGCCTTTCCGCTCTAAACTGTTTGGAAACACAGCAAGGAGGGATAACGTGAGGAAAGAAGGGAGGATGGAACACAGGGAGAAAGAAAGGGTTTGTATCTAAGATGGACGCTCATGGCCATGTCGGATCAGCTTTTTGGGCATTTGAGAGTAAAAAGGTTTTGCAATCAATGCTCTAgcgcagcagttctcaaactttagcaacccgagggcctccattttgatttttaaatttccgGGGACCCCCCCTGCTCAGCCCTTGCCCCACCTTCTTCTCCGAGGCCCCGctgtgccccacccccttccctgagggccacacttacttctgtgctgttgctggtggggcgctgccttcagagctggacatccggccaacagccgccgctctctggctgcccagctctgaaggcagcgcagaagtaagggtggcaatactgcaaccccctaaaataaccttgcgacccccctacatctcccttttgggtcaggacccccaatttgagaaatgctggtcccCCCCATTAAGTCTGTATAGTAGagggtaaaagcacataaaagaccagatttaATTGGGGGAGatggtctgtgatgtgtttttcatggcccttaatttggtagggccctactaataAGTAATGAATGCTGAATTCATTGCCCATTGGAACAGTGGTATTTGACAGGAGTTAAATTTCACTGAAAACTCAGGAAAGTTATTATTAGTTCCTAAAACTGAAAATATGTCACCATATAGTATATTAAATACTTACTATATAGTTCTGTGAAACAGAATTAAAAAGTAAACAAGTCATATGACTACTCATTATTATACATTACTCAATTGTCTGTGAGGGATTACTCCGCTAACATGTTGTAATCTATGTGGAAAAATGTCCAGCTAACTAGTTTAAAGATGATCATAACTGAACCAACACCACAAGGTGCAGAGCAGCCTCAAAAGCCATGAGAGTTGAGGATGCTCTAGTTACCCAGCAGGACCCAATTCTACTCACCTTATTTAAATTTGTgggtcccattgattttaatgggtatacttgtgtgagtaaagtgACCAGGAACTGGGTCACTGTGACATGTGCTGTGTACAGTACATCCATGTACTAAGACTATGTTTATTATTAAAAAGCTAATAAAACTCCTCTGTGCTACTATTCAAATAGAGGATATAGTGCTTGAGTTGGGACCGGGCACCTGAAgagaaaaaataatcaaaaaagATGTAGGGAATGGGAACAACACAGGAGCAGGAAGAGAGCAATAGAGAAAAGTTGGATAAAGTGGATGAGAAGAATTTTTTCTGCTGAgaaaaagatattgaacaaaaataaataacataATCGAGAGAGAGATTTAGAGAGAACATGACAGAGAAAGAAAATGGACTGAGAGATCAACTTGGAAAAGCAAGTGAACTCCCTGCACTGAAAACTAGTTATTTGTACTCCAGTTAGTACATTATCACCAAGCCAGTAATTTGCTGGTTTTGATGAGGGTAAACAAGTTACAGGGTGATAACACTTCTAATAAGGTACTTACACAATGTGGTGTGGGGAGGTAGACTGCAGCCACCACTTCAAGAATAAAGAACTCAGTCTTCCGAGTCTCAAGCCAATCATGAACAACTTGTCttaaatataaattttaataaattgAGTTAAATTATATCAAACATGCCTTATTCAATAGCTAATTTGATACCTAGCTATCTAATAGTACATATCACATCTCAAATGAGGTAGCCTGAAATATATTTAACCTTCCACTGTTGATACTATAAATCTGTCATGTCCAGACACCGTAGTCTCACATGAACTCTTACAAATATTACAAATATATAGAAAGCAATGTAAATGGGTCAAGTATCTATTCTACTGTGAGTGGCTAATCCTTTTTAGTAAAAGCATATTTAGCTAATAAATATTAAGTGCAAAGCTCACAAAAAGAAGTAATATATGGAGCATTTGTTAACTGATTTAAGTATCTATCATCTATACATAGTAATATTCCTCCTCCCCCGAATCTTCAGTCTCTGGGCTTATTCTGGTTTAAACAGCAAGAAAGCAGCTTTCTGGGTGATATGCCTTTAATAAAGGGAATAAAATATTGAATTCAGAAAGCTCCAAGACAGTTGGGAAGTGGCAGTTGAtcagagggaggattgagtgtGGAGACTATAAGCTAGCGAGGGGAGGGTTGATGGCTTGTGATTGTGTATGTTTGGGACAGAACAAGCTTGGGATAGTTGACTTGAGTAGCAATTAAGTGATCACAGTTAATAAAGACAGAACATGTATGTATTTTAAATCCATATTAGCATTAAGAATAAACTGCTTTACATTTTACATTAGGGTATTTATGAGAGGTGCTTTAACAGCTGGAGAGACCATAAATATATGAAGGCCAAGGTATTAGGAGTGATAGGATGAAAATAAAATAGATTAGATCCCAGCCTTAACACTGCAAGAGTAACCTCCGTCATGTAAAAGAGGTGAAGATGCCAGTTAAATTGCTGTGCTGCTCTTGGGACTGCAGTAGTCTGCAGGTGATGATCTTTAACAGGCACAATACATTAAAGAATATGAGTACGAAGAATGCTAATCCAGTGCACTATTTAATGGAAAGAATGGCTGGCTTCACTTTCCACAAACACCACCACTTTGGTGCTGAATATTTAACTTTCCGTACAAATAGCAGGAAGCATGTTTTGGGTGATGCCCCTTTGCCGGAAGAGATAGAATGTTGGAACCAGAAGGTTCCATGGGAGTTGGAGAAAGGTCTTCTGAAGAAAGTGGAGTGTCTGCAGCAGGAattcagctcccctcccccttaaAGATTAGAGACAAAGAAAAGGCAGGGGGGAATCGTAATAGGAAGCTGGGTGAGAAGAACCGTGTCTGTGAATATGGAGCTGAATAAAGCAAAAAGCAAAATAAACCAACAGAGGAAAAGACACAGAACTGACTACAACTCACCAGAAAAGAGAAGAGAGTTCCTGATGATCTCTTTGTACTATGGATGTGAAGCCTGTGAATTGTTGCCTGACATGTATtcttaaatacaaatattttgtcCTCACTATATCGAGAACTCTTGTTTCTGTGACAGGCAAACAGATCTGGAGAACAATACTACTAGCATGTAGTATCTATGCAACTTGAGTATTTAAAGTGGATTTGTCACAGTTGCAATCCAAATAGATCACCTAACTGCATGTGTGTATATGTAATATACACAAACCTTGATCCAGTGGTAAAAAGCTACACTGGCAATAATCTGCCTTCAATGTAGACAAGCAACTCCCACTGACAGCAACAGAAATACAGCACACGGATTGAGGGCACTATATGGCCTTAAGTGTTATTATAACAACTCCGTTTTGGAAGCTGGAAGCTTGGTGTGCTAATTTGCACATCAATACCCAGAATGCTCTTTCAGCTCCTCCACTATTTTATACATGTGCTCTGGTCTGAGctctgggggaaaaaacctgAAAGTCTGCAATGTTCTTTTGCGCACAAAATTCCATATTTTCTCTAGtataacattttaaatgaagaaaCCATATTTATTAATTgatctgggattttttttaataccatATCTAATTTAATTTCCCAAGTGTAGAAGAGAACACTTGAAGCCTGTGACTTTTTAAATACTTTCTTAGAACAAAATGTGAACTTAGTGGTGGAAGTAGGGGGAACGTGCAAAAACAAACTGCTGTGGCTACCCACACCAAGACTGAACAAGTCAAATTTCATCTAGAACTGAATTATTGTGAAGCCATTAAAATAGGATTTTATGATGGAGAGACCCTGAGGGCACAAGGAAGCCAGTCCAGAGAAAGCCCCTTATTAAATCCAAGTAGTGAGAGCACTTGGCATGCTTCGCTCAGGGCCTGAGGAACCCAGCCTCACTGTGGAGGGAGCCTTGCATGGACCCATCTTGGGGGTTGTTCAGCTCCACGATCCCAATGGTCAGCACAAAGCTAAACCGGGCAGTCCAGGTTTCCCCAACATGGAGGGACGCGGGGTTGTGTAATCGGCAGACTcgtgcagctcccccacccccagggcagcGCTTCCCCAGTTCCTCTCAGGAGGGATTTTTGTCCTGGATTGGGAGTGAACTGCTGTactccttttctcccccccccccttgtgccCAGCTTTCTTGCCCACACGGAGAAGGGGGTGCAGTGAAGGTCTAAGTGCGTGGGGTAGGGGGGGCGttctctctgcagcccctggccccTTTAGGATCAGCTTTCCTCAGGCGTGGGGAGAATAGGTGGGGGCCGCTCTGCAGCGAGTCCAGGACGGAGGGTTTGCATTGGACGGTTTGCGCTTGCGGGGGGGTTGATACCGCtggccccccctcctcctcccctctgcgggcggggtggttgggggggggggggtcgagcgGCAGCCtggtggttggggggagggggtgagtacagccccctcccccccatatgcTTCGGGCGGGGGCCTTGCTCCTGGCTCGGCATTGGAGGatctgtgctggggaggggggagactgcagcccccagcccccgcgggcgggggtgggggctggcctgCTGGCTCTGGCTGCTCTTGCATTGGcggatgcagggagggagggggcaggacgcgggggtggggagccgagtggctggaggggggggtcTCTATGAAAAGGGTGGGGGGCGTTAGAACCCCAGAAGAGAGGAAAGTTTCCGACGCTCCTGGTGCGGGTGCAGCGAGGCAGGCGGGTccggggcccggcccggcggcggcggcgcttgGTCGGGGAGCAGCAGCCGGGGGGCCCCCGCTGGATTTTTGTCGGGGGGGGTGGTATCgcccccctccttctcctccccccagggGTGAAAGTGCAAGAGGAAGTGCAGCCGCTGCCATCTTTCCTCCGCTCCAAACACACAGGGACGGACGGAGccggcagcccggagccccctcccgccctgCCCGCTGCAGCCGCGCCGCGCGCCCCTGCCCGCTGCGGCCTCCGCGCCTCGTGGCGGCCGGGCCCGGGCGGAGCTCGCGCCGCATCAGCTGCTGCCGCTCCAGCTCCGTGCTGCGCGCGCGCCCTCCGCCGCCTCAGCCTTTTGTTTCGCCCCCAAGCTCTCAATCCCCTCGCGCTTTGCAGGCAgcgcgcgccgccgccgccgtcGGGCCTGGACAgccgcggggagggggaggaagcggcGCGCGCCGCCGGGCAGCCTGAGAGCGAGCGCCGCCTGCAGGCCGCCGGGGGCAGCGCAGCCCCATGGAGCGGGTGAGCGAGGCCGCCGCCTGCGGCCCGTCGTCGGGCTGCTACACCTACCAGGTGAGCCGGCACAGCGCCGACATGCTGCACGGCCTCAACCAGCAGCGCAAGAACGGCGGCCGCTTCTGCGACGTGCTGCTGCGGGTGGGCGACGAGAGCTTCCCCGCGCACCGGGCCGTGCTGGCCGCCTGCAGCGAGTACTTCGAGTCGGTCTTCAGCGCGCAGCTGGGCGAGGGGGCCGGCGGGGGCGCGGACGGGGGCGCCGCGGAGGCCGGGGCCGGCGGCGGCGGGGCGGCCGCGGGCGGGCGGGAGCTGGAGATGCACACCATCAGCTCCAAGGTCTTCGGGGACATCCTGGACTTCGCCTACACCTCGCGCATCGTGGTGCGGCTGGAGAGCTTCCCCGAGCTCATGACGGCCGCCAAGTTCCTGCTCATGCGCTCCGTCATCGACATCTGCCAGGAGGTCATCAAGCAGTCCAACGTGCAGATCCTGGTGCCCCCCGCGCGCCCGGACATCATGCTCTTCCGCCCCAGCGCCGCCGACCTGGGCTTCCCCCTCGACATGACCAACGGGGCCGGCCTGGCGCCCAACGGCAACGGCATCGCCGGCATGCCCGAAGACGAGGCCACGCGGGCCGCCCTCACCGCCGCCCAGTCCTCCTTGCCCGTCCTGCAAGGCGTCGACCGCCTGCCCATGGTGGCGGGGCCCTTGTCGCCACCCCTACTGGCCTCGCCCTTCCCGAACGTGGGGACCAGTGCCCCCACTTTGGGCACCAAGAGGGGCAGGGGGCGGCCCCGCAAAGCAAACCTCTTGGACTCCATGATGTTTGGTACCCCAGGGGGCCTGCGAGAGGCTGGCATCCTTCCTTGTGGCCTCTGTGGGAAAGTGTTTACAGACGCCAATCGTCTGCGGCAGCATGAGGCTCAGCATGGGGTGACCAGCTTACAGTTGGGTTACATAGACATCCCACCGCCAAGGCTTGGTGAAAATGGGGTGCCTGGTCAGGACGATCCTGATGCCCCCCGAAAGAGGAGCAGGACAAGGAAGCAGGTGGCCTGTGAGATCTGTGGCAAGATTTTTCGGGACGTGTACCACCTGAACCGGCACAAGCTGTCTCACTCCGGCGAGAAGCCATATTCTTGTCCAGTGTGTGGGTTACGGTTCAAGCGGAAAGACAGGATGTCTTATCACGTTCGGTCTCACGATGGCTCTGTGGGAAAGCCCTACATCTGCCAGAGCTGTGGAAAAGGCTTCTCCAGGTAAGAGGACATTGATGTGGAATGGAAAAGACCAGAGGGTTATCTAGTTCACCTCTTGAGGACCCGTGTAGAATCATCCCTATACTGTTAGTTTTAAATACCCGCAAGGGATGGGGCTTTCATCGGGTTTTTTTGGGAGACTATTTTACAGTCCTATAGAAGAGTTAACTAGTAATTAAATCACAAAATGGGGAGTTGGATGAGTCCTGCGTAACATTCCCAGTTTTGTCGTAGACTTGGTGTGTGACGGTGGGCAAGTTACTCTTGTGTCAAATGGGTATTGAAATAATTGGGTGTTCAGAGGCTTACTTATGGGTTGTGAAGTGATTTGAAGTCCTCCACTGCAAGTTGCTattgaagtgcaaagtattaatagattttaaaatgacttttttctGATGAACAGTCTACATTTTCATTGTCTTAACTTCACTCCATTAGTCCTAGTGTGTAATCACCCACGTATGAATGAAGAGTTGATATTTCAAAGTCTGCGGCAACAGTTCTCTTTAATACATGGTCTTTGTGTCCTTTGTGTTTACAGCATCCTGAAGGGGATCCTGTTTCTACCCTGCAGCATGCATAAGATCTGTGCATTTAATGTGGCTATTTGTTGTCACTTAAGTGAACGCCCACAAGCAAGTGGATCTTTGATACTGCCTTAATATGGCTTGTGTGTATCTTGTGATTTGAGTGCTCTCATTGAGTTCAGAAAACCAGGGCCTAAATGTTTAAGGGGGAACAGTGAAAATGTCGACATGCcttcataaaataaaaaaactgaaaaatagaGAATCTTTTTTTCTCTAGTCTTCTAGTTTTGGTAATCTTAAGTGGTATACAAAAGTgtgtaaacaaaataaatcaaacaGAAGTGTGATGTTTAACTTTACAGTGTGCCTTTAGTTCAAGGATTGATTCAAGGGGCATCCCTGAAGTCCCTAGGGATGTACTAAGAGTTCAAACCTTTGACTAGTCTTTCCAGTTAAACAGCCCCAGCCCACTTGCCCAGGCATCAGGTTTAACAGCTTAACTGTGGAGTTAACTCGTCTTCTGTCTCCAGAAAATGAATTCCACCCAGCTCTCTCTGACTGGCTGAGACTTGAAAGCTGGGGGAGGAGAGTTGGAGAATTAGTTTCCAAGCAGCTTTGGCCTCCTACAATGAAAAGCTTTCTTCCCACCCAGAGAAACACCCACTAGGAAAATCATTAGCTATTCAGGCTTCCCTCCTTCAAAACAAGCTTTACCAATCGCTGGGAATGAACTAACTTCTTTCAATATTTATTTGCTCTTCTACAGCACTTCTAGCTGAGGccctcaaagtactttacaaacattaattatgcCTCACAGCATAGTTGTGAGGGAGGACAATATTTTTCCATGTTATATATGAGGAAATTGAGACACAAAAGTAGAACTTAATGCCAAAATTTTCATACTGCGGTGCCTAAATTTGGATCCCTAAATGCATATTTGGACACCTAAATCAAAGTGGCCTGACTTaaaaatgctcagcacttttgacaCTGAGGTCACTTTGGTTCAGGTGTCCAAATATGAATTTAGAAGTCCAACTGTGGGCATCCTAGTATGAAAACTTTGACCTAGATCTCCTGAGTATTCTGATCAGAAAACAGTATTTCTTTGCAGAGGGATGGCAGGATATTTATCAGAATAGAGCTCTGACCGTTTCTGAGAAGTAAAATATAATGGGTTGCTTGAATGAACTGGAGCCCAGACACACCAGAGAAAACTTTTCTTGGAGTGGATGCAAGAATGGCTTctatttttaatgtttgttttcaaGTATATGTATGTGGGTGTGTCTGtatacatatataaatacatatatatttttttaaggccagaccaCTTGAATGGGCACATCAAGCAGGTGCACACGTCGGAGAGACCTCATAAGTGTCAGGTAGGAGCAGAGGGATAAAAGAGGGTTtatatctttttatttaaaaaaagacaatgaATGTACATGTGTGCAAAGAATGATCAAACATTGATAGAATTGTGTGAACTGAGAGAAATCATGTTTGTAACTAATCATGTTCAACAAACTGACAGCCGCTTTACATTCCTCTCTctaccctccccccaccacgcCCTGTTGTCATCTCCTGCTGCTCTGGTcctcctgtctcccctccccctctaccAGATGTTCTTCCTTGCTGCTCTATCCCAGTCCCACCCTGGAAACCTTACCCTGCTGCTTTGTCCCTAGCTGTCTCAAATGATTCCCCTTTTTCTCTTCTGTAGTTCAGTGGCCACTAACAAGAGGCTCAAATTCTggctttaattttttaatataatttcaaACATAGTTGATAATTTAACTTCACTTGCTGTGAAGCTCTTTGTATCACGTAGCCTTCAGAACATTGCACTGAGCAAAACTGGACGCTTTTTTTCAGCAAGGACATGGGTGACATCAGCACAGTATCCTTTGAAATGCAATATCAACTTTCATAGTTCTTTACAGTTAAACAATAAGTCTTCCATTAAGGTTTAAAACCAAATCAAGATTGACCTTTTATAATCCATTTGCGGGGCGGGAGGGAGAGTAGTTAACAGGTATCTGGGCAAAACAGTTTCCATTATGACCCCCTGTCTTCAAACGCTTTTATGGTAAATTTCTGAAATATTTGCTTCTTGGGCCAATATTTTCCATGCTTGGTGTCTGAAGGAAGGTGAATTTTACAGGAAGTTGGAGCAAAATCCCTTCAGTTTTCTTTGAGgtcagtgagggtgggggagaaattTTTCCATTCTAAAAAATTCTAACCCCATCCTGTCTGACTGTTGCCTCTTAACCTGCATTTTTCTGTCTCCTGACACATGCCCCTGTTTTTCTTCCAAATTGTGGGGGATTGTGGGATGTTTTTGCAGTTTAAAGAAATCCAGTGAGCAGATTTTCAGAGATGTAGAGcacctaaagcaggggtgggcaaaccttttggcctgagggacacatctgggtggggaaattgtatgcaaggccatgaatgtagggcaaggggttgggatgtgggagggggtgcagtgtacaggaaggggctcagagcaaggggatggggtgcaggagggggtgcagggtgcaggaaggggctcagggcaaggggttggagtgcaggagggggtgcggggtgcaggaagggactcagggcaaggggctggggtgtgggaaggggtgcaggagggggtgcagtatgcaggaaggggctcagggaaaggggttggggtggggggggtgcaggagggggctcagggcagggggttggggtgcaggaggggtgcggcagggagcTCAAGGCAGGGCAttaggggctcagggcagggggttggagtgcagggtgcaggaggggtttgggctcctGCCCAAAgccacttacctcaagcggctccagggtggcaggggCACACAGTGgagctaaagcaggctccctgcctgccctcgcCCCGGCCCTGCGCTGCTCCCGGAAGAGGCCAGCATGTCCGCAGTGGCTCCtggcggtggggtggggcaggtggctctgccTCGCGCTGCCCTCGCATGTGGGTACCAcctccaaagctcccattggctgcggttccccattcccggccaatgggtgCTGTGGGAGGTAGTGCCTGCATGcgagggcagcacatggagccctctgcctccccccatcCTCCAGGGCCACAAggacgtggtgccggccgcttctgggagtggcgtgggggcagggcaggcagggagcctgccttagccccgctgcgccatGGGGTTGacaatcccatgggccggatTGAAAGCCCTGACAGGCTGGATCCGATCTCTGGGCCATAGTTTGTCCTTCCCTGACCTAAAGGCTCCTATTGACCTCATTGGGAGTTGTGGGAGctcagtacctttgaaaatcaggccataggGCCTTCAAGCTAATTAAACACCTTAAACCTATCTAAAGTCTTAAATTGGCTTAAGTTTCTTAAGATGATATAAGTCTATAGATCAGGTTAAATCAGAAAAATTCCCAAACCACAATTTTTGTAAAAACAAGGTGACTAGTTGTATGTAGTGAGGATGccttaaagattttaaaaaaatgcacacttaagtgtgtgtttgtgtgtgtgtgtgtataaatatctaTATATAATATAGATATTCATACACAGGTATGGACATGTGTACTTAGCCTAAAGTGCTAGCAAAAACTCATCAATCTTTGGCCAGCTGGTGTGATGCTTACAGAACGTGTGCAGTTGACTAATAACACTGATAAGCACTAATTGTTAAGAAACAGATACATTTTCTTTCATTTAGGAGTATTAAATGTAAACAACTAAATTCATGCAAATCTAAGGGTGCATtgagcactcaaaagttaaggttcaacacacaaccttaactctgccctttacATATTTGCATTACATGAGCACAGTTTCTTAGAATAATCTCCTATCTCTAGAATTGTAGAAAATGCCGCAAGATATTGTATAAGAAAATGGTATAATTAATGGTTATTAAGATAGTGACAGAAAGAATTAAGATCGGGAGTTCAACAGTAGCTTGTGCTTGACTTTTGAGTGCTGAATTGTTCAAACTTAATGTGGCcataataattaatataaataaGCTGTAGAAGATTTGTTGAATGCCTACTATCTTTGCAAAAACTACTTGACAGCACCCTGTCAGAATTATAACGTTTCTCTGCATACACACATACAGAAGTGTGTTTGTGATACACACCACAGAAAGGATATTCTGGAAAACAGTGCTGTAAATTTGTTTCAAATCTAAAATGTATACTATATATACTAATGTGCCTTTCATTCTAGTTATCTCCTGAGAAATAACTTTCCCTCCCATAGAATTATCTTTCCTAGTCACCAAGTTTGGGCACTGAGGCGCAAAATAGCTCAATATTGGTATGTTGTTTCTCCATACCTCACCATCATTTTTCCTTGATT comes from Mauremys reevesii isolate NIE-2019 linkage group 18, ASM1616193v1, whole genome shotgun sequence and encodes:
- the PATZ1 gene encoding POZ-, AT hook-, and zinc finger-containing protein 1 isoform X5; this encodes MERVSEAAACGPSSGCYTYQVSRHSADMLHGLNQQRKNGGRFCDVLLRVGDESFPAHRAVLAACSEYFESVFSAQLGEGAGGGADGGAAEAGAGGGGAAAGGRELEMHTISSKVFGDILDFAYTSRIVVRLESFPELMTAAKFLLMRSVIDICQEVIKQSNVQILVPPARPDIMLFRPSAADLGFPLDMTNGAGLAPNGNGIAGMPEDEATRAALTAAQSSLPVLQGVDRLPMVAGPLSPPLLASPFPNVGTSAPTLGTKRGRGRPRKANLLDSMMFGTPGGLREAGILPCGLCGKVFTDANRLRQHEAQHGVTSLQLGYIDIPPPRLGENGVPGQDDPDAPRKRSRTRKQVACEICGKIFRDVYHLNRHKLSHSGEKPYSCPVCGLRFKRKDRMSYHVRSHDGSVGKPYICQSCGKGFSRPDHLNGHIKQVHTSERPHKCQTPNGEGSPLQSQQENGSHPGISSETSTAIEKLKLQETCNASFATRDRLRSHLACHEDKVPCQVCGKYLRAAYMADHLKKHSEGPSNFCTICNRGLQAPGAHPEWGSSVPLRQDLWHQSFGPSVSLVEAGTAENLSLISETMAVPKNWGYFCPGDQNRAERPEMLTFGPD
- the PATZ1 gene encoding POZ-, AT hook-, and zinc finger-containing protein 1 isoform X7; this translates as MERVSEAAACGPSSGCYTYQVSRHSADMLHGLNQQRKNGGRFCDVLLRVGDESFPAHRAVLAACSEYFESVFSAQLGEGAGGGADGGAAEAGAGGGGAAAGGRELEMHTISSKVFGDILDFAYTSRIVVRLESFPELMTAAKFLLMRSVIDICQEVIKQSNVQILVPPARPDIMLFRPSAADLGFPLDMTNGAGLAPNGNGIAGMPEDEATRAALTAAQSSLPVLQGVDRLPMVAGPLSPPLLASPFPNVGTSAPTLGTKRGRGRPRKANLLDSMMFGTPGGLREAGILPCGLCGKVFTDANRLRQHEAQHGVTSLQLGYIDIPPPRLGENGVPGQDDPDAPRKRSRTRKQVACEICGKIFRDVYHLNRHKLSHSGEKPYSCPVCGLRFKRKDRMSYHVRSHDGSVGKPYICQSCGKGFSRPDHLNGHIKQVHTSERPHKCQTCNASFATRDRLRSHLACHEDKVPCQVCGKYLRAAYMADHLKKHSEGPSNFCTICNRGLQAPGAHPEWGSSVPLRQDLWHQRRPEMLTFGPD
- the PATZ1 gene encoding POZ-, AT hook-, and zinc finger-containing protein 1 isoform X6, with the protein product MERVSEAAACGPSSGCYTYQVSRHSADMLHGLNQQRKNGGRFCDVLLRVGDESFPAHRAVLAACSEYFESVFSAQLGEGAGGGADGGAAEAGAGGGGAAAGGRELEMHTISSKVFGDILDFAYTSRIVVRLESFPELMTAAKFLLMRSVIDICQEVIKQSNVQILVPPARPDIMLFRPSAADLGFPLDMTNGAGLAPNGNGIAGMPEDEATRAALTAAQSSLPVLQGVDRLPMVAGPLSPPLLASPFPNVGTSAPTLGTKRGRGRPRKANLLDSMMFGTPGGLREAGILPCGLCGKVFTDANRLRQHEAQHGVTSLQLGYIDIPPPRLGENGVPGQDDPDAPRKRSRTRKQVACEICGKIFRDVYHLNRHKLSHSGEKPYSCPVCGLRFKRKDRMSYHVRSHDGSVGKPYICQSCGKGFSRPDHLNGHIKQVHTSERPHKCQTPNGEGSPLQSQQENGSHPGISSETSTAIEKLKLQETCNASFATRDRLRSHLACHEDKVPCQVCGKYLRAAYMADHLKKHSEGPSNFCTICNRGLQAPGAHPEWGSSVPLRQDLWHQRRPEMLTFGPD